The Ktedonobacterales bacterium genome has a segment encoding these proteins:
- a CDS encoding GAF domain-containing sensor histidine kinase produces the protein MPISSEILYLQAEERREQLQALYQLALEIAELHDLQQVLDTALRYCLELTDSQFGFIGLNTADGRAMDVVAIQGFQASERFYERFHLIPLRPSIFARAVLENRPVRSSDAMADPARIGQPKGHPPVQAFLGVPLRVQGTPMGMIGVANRPDAYTDEHEQLLMTYAAQVAIAIRNAQLYEELKAAKADLEQKVTERTEQLAQAHEALAQQAHQLRLLLAQTVTIQERERARIAHNMHDGVNQLIIGAILEVKSARERLASGNPARVESALRRVRAVLGQVDGEIKRIILDLRPPTLDALGLPPAILRYAERYQVFTGLPCQAQIIGQPRRLDPETEIGLYRVMQEALQNAAAHAQATKTWVHLTFLPESIHLEVGDDGQGFDLSLVMARREGHLGLVGMNERAQNLGGALTIEAVPQGGTRVLLDVPLSHHYQAVVSLNKDHQNGHIQAADSHPHR, from the coding sequence ATGCCTATCTCCTCAGAAATCCTGTATCTGCAAGCCGAAGAGCGCCGCGAACAATTACAGGCGCTGTATCAACTGGCGCTGGAGATTGCCGAACTGCACGACCTCCAGCAAGTTCTCGATACGGCGCTGCGCTATTGCCTGGAACTGACTGACTCGCAGTTTGGCTTTATCGGACTCAATACTGCCGATGGCAGGGCGATGGATGTCGTTGCCATTCAGGGGTTCCAGGCCAGCGAGCGTTTCTATGAACGCTTCCACCTGATCCCACTGCGCCCAAGCATCTTTGCGCGCGCTGTGCTGGAGAATCGGCCTGTGCGCAGCTCCGACGCAATGGCTGATCCCGCGCGCATCGGCCAGCCTAAAGGGCATCCACCAGTCCAGGCGTTCCTGGGCGTTCCTCTGCGGGTGCAGGGTACGCCAATGGGGATGATTGGCGTTGCCAATCGCCCGGACGCCTATACTGACGAGCATGAACAACTACTGATGACCTATGCCGCGCAGGTTGCCATCGCTATTCGCAACGCGCAGCTTTACGAAGAACTCAAGGCGGCCAAAGCCGATCTGGAGCAGAAAGTTACCGAGCGAACGGAGCAGTTGGCCCAGGCCCACGAGGCGCTGGCGCAGCAGGCCCATCAACTCCGGCTCTTGCTGGCGCAGACGGTGACGATTCAGGAGCGCGAGCGCGCCCGCATCGCCCACAATATGCACGATGGGGTGAACCAGCTTATCATCGGGGCTATTCTGGAGGTAAAATCGGCGCGAGAACGGCTGGCAAGCGGTAATCCCGCGCGAGTTGAATCGGCGTTGCGGCGCGTGCGGGCTGTGTTGGGGCAGGTGGATGGCGAGATTAAACGCATTATCCTTGATTTACGCCCTCCCACGCTTGACGCGCTGGGCCTGCCTCCGGCCATTCTGCGCTATGCGGAACGTTATCAAGTGTTTACCGGATTACCCTGCCAGGCGCAGATTATAGGCCAGCCGCGCCGCCTGGACCCTGAGACAGAGATTGGTCTTTATCGGGTCATGCAAGAAGCCCTTCAGAACGCTGCTGCCCACGCGCAGGCGACAAAAACCTGGGTCCATCTGACCTTTTTGCCGGAAAGCATTCACCTGGAGGTTGGGGATGATGGGCAGGGCTTTGATCTGTCCCTGGTCATGGCCCGGCGCGAGGGGCACCTTGGCCTGGTGGGCATGAACGAGCGCGCGCAAAACCTGGGAGGCGCTCTTACTATTGAGGCTGTGCCGCAGGGAGGGACCAGGGTGCTGCTGGATGTTCCACTGAGCCATCATTATCAGGCCGTTGTATCTCTCAATAAGGACCATCAGAATGGACACATCCAGGCAGCCGATTCGCATCCTCATCGTTGA
- a CDS encoding MaoC family dehydratase — MSIRYFEDFHVGEIIVLGAAQVTAEEIITFAKQFDPQPFHLDPEQARDSIFGGLVASGWHTTGLFMRLLVDGLLRETISIGSPGVDEVRWPRPVRPGDMLRACFTVLECTPSKSRPQMGILRSKCELFNQHDEVVMTLVGVHFVGRRPA; from the coding sequence ATGAGCATACGCTATTTCGAGGATTTTCATGTTGGAGAGATCATCGTCCTCGGCGCTGCCCAGGTAACGGCAGAGGAAATTATCACCTTTGCCAAACAGTTTGATCCGCAGCCTTTTCATCTGGACCCGGAACAAGCCAGGGATTCTATTTTCGGCGGATTGGTGGCGAGCGGATGGCACACCACCGGACTCTTTATGCGCTTGCTGGTTGATGGGCTGCTCCGCGAGACGATAAGCATAGGATCACCGGGCGTGGATGAGGTACGCTGGCCCCGCCCCGTTCGCCCGGGCGATATGCTGCGCGCCTGCTTCACGGTGCTTGAATGTACGCCATCAAAGAGCAGGCCACAGATGGGGATTCTGCGCTCCAAATGCGAGCTGTTCAATCAACATGATGAAGTCGTCATGACGCTTGTGGGGGTACACTTCGTCGGGCGAAGACCAGCATAA
- a CDS encoding cyanophycinase: MAGYLLLEGGAEFGGQMAAADQQAIALAGGPQARVSILPTAAAPDHNNQRAGANGVRWFRGLGARQVEVVPVIDAASAGSPALAEALRQSRLIYLLGGFPGYLARILAGSACLQAMLDAYAAGAVIAGSSAGAMVLCQHYFDPKQEQASPGLGLLPNTCVLPHHNTFGKNWAARLEQALPEAVLLGIDERTGMLDDGEGGRKAGWRVYGQGAVTIYRRGKPTAYPAGTGFTDSFAP, from the coding sequence ATGGCAGGCTATCTCCTTCTGGAAGGCGGCGCGGAATTTGGCGGCCAGATGGCGGCTGCGGACCAGCAAGCTATCGCGCTGGCTGGCGGCCCCCAGGCGCGCGTCAGCATCTTGCCTACGGCTGCCGCGCCCGATCACAACAACCAGCGGGCGGGCGCCAATGGGGTACGCTGGTTTCGAGGGCTGGGAGCGCGCCAGGTAGAAGTCGTGCCGGTCATTGACGCAGCCTCAGCCGGTTCTCCGGCGCTGGCTGAGGCTCTTCGCCAGTCGCGGCTCATCTATCTCCTGGGCGGTTTCCCTGGGTATCTCGCTCGGATCCTGGCGGGCAGCGCCTGTCTCCAGGCTATGCTGGATGCTTATGCTGCCGGGGCGGTGATCGCCGGAAGCAGCGCGGGCGCGATGGTCTTGTGTCAGCACTATTTCGACCCGAAACAAGAGCAGGCATCCCCTGGGCTGGGGCTGCTCCCTAACACCTGTGTGCTGCCGCACCACAATACTTTTGGCAAAAACTGGGCAGCGCGGCTGGAACAGGCGCTGCCCGAAGCCGTCTTGCTGGGCATTGACGAACGAACGGGAATGCTGGATGATGGAGAGGGGGGCAGAAAAGCCGGATGGCGCGTCTATGGGCAAGGGGCTGTGACCATCTATCGCCGAGGAAAGCCGACGGCGTATCCGGCTGGCACAGGCTTCACGGATTCATTTGCCCCATAA
- a CDS encoding aerobic carbon-monoxide dehydrogenase large subunit codes for MATDVGGYGRSVKRKEDPRFIRGKGNYVDDLKLPGMLYMDIVRSPYAHAKITSIDASKALALPGVLAVITGKDLDAYKLAWMPTLMSDTQMVLPIDRVVYQAQEVAAVIATERYIAADGVALVEVDYEPLPPVVDPYKALDPSSPLVRPDHADKNTNHIWHWESGDKARTDQLFNEAEVVVKEHMYLPRIHVSSIETCGCVASFDRVSGKLTVWMTTQAPHAIRTVFSLVTAASAVGQIPEHKIRIISPDIGGGFGGKVPVYPGYVIATAASVLTGHPVKWIEDRSENLQADSFARDYHMDVELAGKRDGTITALRVKTLADHGSADAAANPSKFPAGLFNVCTGSYAMEAAHVEVDGVYTNKPPGGVAYRCSFRVTEAVHAIERIVDRMAQELKVDPAALRMKNFIPPEKFPYKSPTGWEYDSGNYAGALKLAMEKIGYADLRREQAEKRARGELMGIGICTFTEIVGAGPSNTFDILGIKMFDSAEIRVHPTGSAIVRIGVQSQGQGHETTFAQIVAEELGLPVDNIVVEHGDTDTAPYGLGTYASRSTPTAGAATAMAARKIREKAKAIAAHLLEASPDDIEWGNYQFQVKGAPTRSKTMADVAFAAYTNHPQGMEAGLEAVDYYDPPNLTFPFGAYICIVDIDRGTGEVKIRRFLAVDDCGNIINPMIVEGQIHGGLTMGMAPALLEAITYDENGNIQQGTFMDYLLPTSMETPAWETDKTCTPSPHHPFGAKGVGESATVGAPPAIANAVVDALSHLGVTHLDIPITPWKVHKILEEHGLAEV; via the coding sequence ATGGCAACTGACGTAGGAGGCTACGGGCGTAGCGTCAAACGCAAAGAAGACCCCCGGTTCATTCGCGGCAAGGGCAATTATGTTGATGATCTCAAGCTGCCTGGCATGCTTTATATGGACATCGTGCGCAGCCCCTATGCCCACGCAAAGATAACGAGCATTGACGCCAGCAAGGCGCTGGCGCTGCCTGGCGTGCTGGCGGTCATTACCGGCAAAGACCTGGATGCGTATAAGCTGGCCTGGATGCCAACGCTGATGAGCGATACGCAGATGGTGCTGCCGATAGATCGCGTGGTCTATCAGGCGCAGGAAGTGGCGGCGGTCATCGCCACCGAGCGGTATATTGCCGCCGATGGGGTGGCGCTGGTCGAAGTGGACTACGAGCCGCTGCCGCCGGTAGTGGACCCCTACAAAGCCCTGGACCCGTCTTCGCCGCTGGTTCGCCCGGACCACGCTGACAAAAATACCAACCATATCTGGCATTGGGAGAGCGGCGACAAGGCGCGCACCGATCAACTCTTCAACGAGGCCGAGGTGGTCGTCAAAGAGCATATGTATCTCCCGCGCATCCACGTCTCCTCCATCGAGACGTGCGGCTGCGTGGCCTCGTTTGATAGGGTGAGCGGCAAGCTGACCGTCTGGATGACGACCCAGGCGCCGCATGCCATCCGCACCGTGTTCTCGCTGGTGACGGCTGCCTCGGCAGTGGGCCAGATTCCTGAGCATAAGATTCGCATCATCTCGCCCGACATTGGCGGCGGCTTTGGCGGCAAAGTGCCGGTGTATCCAGGCTACGTGATCGCTACGGCGGCTTCGGTGCTGACGGGCCATCCGGTGAAGTGGATCGAAGATCGCTCCGAGAATCTGCAAGCGGATAGCTTTGCCCGCGATTATCATATGGATGTGGAACTGGCTGGCAAGCGTGACGGCACCATCACGGCGCTGCGTGTCAAGACGCTGGCCGATCATGGGTCGGCTGATGCGGCGGCCAACCCGTCCAAGTTCCCCGCCGGGCTGTTTAACGTGTGTACCGGCTCGTATGCGATGGAGGCGGCGCACGTCGAGGTAGATGGGGTCTACACGAATAAGCCGCCAGGTGGCGTAGCCTATCGCTGCTCGTTCCGTGTCACCGAAGCGGTGCATGCCATCGAGCGCATCGTGGATAGGATGGCGCAGGAGTTGAAGGTGGACCCGGCGGCGCTGCGCATGAAAAACTTCATTCCTCCTGAGAAGTTCCCCTACAAGTCCCCCACCGGCTGGGAATATGACAGCGGGAACTATGCGGGGGCGCTCAAGCTGGCGATGGAGAAGATTGGCTATGCGGACCTGCGCCGCGAGCAGGCCGAGAAGCGCGCCAGGGGCGAGTTGATGGGCATCGGCATCTGCACCTTCACGGAAATTGTCGGCGCTGGGCCATCGAATACCTTCGACATCCTGGGCATCAAGATGTTCGACAGTGCTGAAATCCGTGTTCATCCCACCGGCTCCGCTATCGTTCGCATTGGCGTTCAGAGCCAGGGACAGGGCCACGAGACAACCTTTGCTCAAATTGTGGCCGAAGAGTTAGGGTTGCCCGTTGATAATATCGTCGTCGAACACGGCGATACCGACACGGCTCCCTATGGCCTGGGTACCTACGCCAGCCGCAGCACACCTACCGCCGGAGCCGCTACTGCGATGGCTGCGCGCAAGATTCGTGAGAAGGCTAAGGCTATCGCCGCGCATCTGTTGGAGGCCAGCCCGGATGACATCGAGTGGGGCAACTATCAGTTCCAGGTGAAAGGCGCTCCAACACGCTCCAAGACGATGGCCGACGTGGCGTTCGCCGCCTACACCAACCACCCGCAGGGGATGGAAGCTGGCCTGGAGGCGGTTGATTACTATGATCCGCCCAATCTGACCTTCCCCTTCGGCGCGTACATCTGTATTGTGGATATTGATCGCGGAACGGGCGAAGTCAAGATTCGGCGCTTCCTGGCGGTGGACGACTGCGGCAACATCATCAACCCGATGATTGTTGAGGGGCAGATTCACGGCGGCCTGACGATGGGTATGGCCCCGGCTCTGTTAGAGGCCATTACCTACGACGAGAACGGCAACATCCAGCAGGGTACGTTCATGGATTATCTGCTGCCAACGTCAATGGAGACGCCCGCCTGGGAGACCGACAAGACCTGCACGCCGTCGCCCCATCATCCGTTTGGGGCCAAGGGCGTAGGCGAGTCGGCCACCGTGGGCGCGCCGCCCGCGATTGCTAACGCCGTCGTGGATGCGCTGAGCCACCTGGGGGTAACGCACCTGGACATCCCAATCACCCCCTGGAAAGTCCATAAGATTCTTGAAGAGCATGGACTGGCGGAGGTATAG
- a CDS encoding xanthine dehydrogenase family protein subunit M, producing MIPPPFQYYAPTSMSEALSLLQQHGAESKLMAGGQSLIPLMKLRLASPNHLIDLQKVPGLTTLEERDGALVIGAMVREATLEHSPLVRQRYPGIVEASEVVADPVVRNFATLGGNLAHADPANDHPAMMLALRAQMVAIGPRGQRRISVDDFLVDTFETSLAPDEVLVEIHVPQPAPHSGSAYVKFERKVGDYAVAAVAAQVTMNGDVCAQAGLALTNVGPRSLRAGAAQQFLIGKRLDDQTIREAARLAGDAAEPTSDLRGPAEYKRAVVRALTARALRKAAQRATGGAN from the coding sequence GTGATCCCACCCCCGTTTCAGTATTATGCTCCTACAAGCATGTCTGAGGCTCTCAGCCTGCTGCAACAACATGGGGCAGAAAGCAAGCTGATGGCCGGAGGCCAGAGTCTCATCCCATTGATGAAGCTGCGCCTGGCTTCCCCCAACCACCTGATCGATCTGCAAAAGGTGCCTGGCCTGACCACTCTGGAAGAACGCGACGGCGCTCTGGTCATTGGGGCTATGGTGCGTGAGGCCACCCTGGAGCATTCACCGCTGGTCCGACAGCGTTATCCGGGCATTGTCGAGGCAAGTGAGGTGGTGGCCGACCCAGTGGTGCGCAACTTTGCCACCCTTGGCGGCAACCTCGCCCATGCTGACCCGGCGAACGATCACCCGGCAATGATGCTGGCCCTGCGCGCGCAGATGGTGGCAATCGGCCCCAGAGGCCAGCGCCGCATTTCAGTTGATGATTTTCTGGTGGATACGTTCGAGACGAGCCTGGCCCCCGATGAAGTGCTGGTAGAGATTCATGTCCCGCAGCCAGCCCCACACAGCGGCTCGGCCTATGTGAAGTTTGAGCGCAAAGTGGGTGATTACGCTGTTGCCGCTGTGGCTGCGCAGGTCACGATGAATGGGGATGTCTGCGCGCAAGCCGGACTGGCGCTTACCAATGTCGGCCCCAGGTCGCTGCGGGCGGGCGCTGCTCAACAATTTTTGATCGGCAAGCGTCTGGACGACCAGACCATCCGCGAGGCCGCGCGACTTGCGGGAGACGCCGCCGAACCGACATCGGACTTGCGCGGCCCTGCCGAGTACAAGCGGGCTGTGGTCCGGGCGCTCACCGCGCGGGCGCTGCGCAAGGCGGCCCAGCGTGCTACGGGAGGAGCAAATTGA
- a CDS encoding response regulator transcription factor gives MDTSRQPIRILIVDDHPVVRQGLRSLLSNHADLQIIAEAGHAQQAFAALKQDTPDIVLLDIRLPGITGIEMARQIHREYPQIRIIILTSYDDDEYLIGALQAEAQAYLLKSVSDETLVWTIRAVHRGERLISPELLERMLRQFAQVRYQHIQQEIGLSDQDIQVLQRVAAGASNEEIARELGWSKASIKRKVQHIFDQLGVMTRAQAAAEAVRRGLV, from the coding sequence ATGGACACATCCAGGCAGCCGATTCGCATCCTCATCGTTGACGATCATCCAGTCGTTCGCCAGGGGCTGCGCAGTTTGCTCTCCAACCACGCCGATTTGCAGATCATCGCGGAAGCAGGCCACGCGCAGCAAGCGTTCGCTGCACTGAAGCAGGATACGCCCGACATCGTGCTGCTCGATATTCGGCTGCCGGGCATTACGGGCATTGAGATGGCTCGCCAGATTCATCGAGAGTACCCGCAGATTCGCATCATTATTCTTACCAGCTATGACGACGACGAGTATCTGATAGGCGCGTTGCAGGCCGAGGCGCAGGCATACCTGCTGAAAAGCGTCTCTGATGAAACGCTGGTCTGGACCATTCGGGCCGTTCATCGCGGGGAGCGGCTGATCAGCCCGGAACTCCTGGAGCGGATGCTGCGCCAGTTTGCCCAGGTCCGCTACCAGCACATTCAGCAGGAAATCGGTCTGAGCGATCAGGATATTCAGGTGCTTCAGCGCGTGGCGGCGGGGGCCAGCAATGAAGAGATCGCCAGAGAACTCGGCTGGAGCAAAGCCAGCATCAAGCGCAAGGTTCAGCATATCTTCGATCAACTGGGGGTGATGACCCGCGCCCAGGCTGCCGCCGAAGCGGTACGACGCGGACTCGTCTAA
- a CDS encoding serine hydrolase domain-containing protein, with protein sequence MNESATESEQDPTFRQLMDYTAETMQRLHVPGVAIGILYEGKEYVGGLGVTNVDHPLPVDADTLFQIGSTTKTMTATAAMRLVEQGKLALDTPIREYLPDLRLADEDVTARATLRHIFTHTGGWVGDYFDDVGMGDDALAKIVAKMEKTPQLTPLGEIWSYCNSGFYLAGRVIEVVTGKVYEEAVRELVLEPLGLKHSFFFANEVITHRFAVGHEVRDEKPVVARPWALPRSANAAGGVSSTVKDQLRYARFHLGDGTAPDGTHLLTRESMRLMQSPLAQAGNLADEVGVTWMRKKVGGAQIIRHGGATNGQLSAFSMIPERAFAITILTNADRGGELNDEVVKWAHQHYLGLSDPEPVPLDLPKETLAPYLGRYSAAMDDIELSLVDGALVMKVTEQNPFSEKDATPPPPIPPIRLAFWNEDRVIALDAPLKNDQGEFLRTPDGSIAWLRFGGRIHKREGQSA encoded by the coding sequence ATGAACGAATCGGCCACTGAGAGCGAGCAAGACCCAACCTTTCGGCAATTGATGGATTACACGGCAGAGACCATGCAGCGCCTGCACGTCCCTGGTGTCGCTATAGGTATTCTCTACGAAGGCAAGGAATATGTCGGCGGCCTGGGCGTGACGAATGTGGACCATCCGCTGCCGGTTGACGCTGATACGCTCTTCCAGATTGGTTCGACCACCAAAACAATGACCGCGACGGCTGCTATGCGGCTGGTTGAGCAGGGGAAGCTCGCTCTGGATACGCCTATCCGCGAATATCTGCCCGATCTGCGCCTGGCGGATGAAGATGTCACAGCACGGGCGACGCTGCGCCACATTTTCACGCATACCGGCGGCTGGGTGGGCGATTATTTTGACGACGTGGGCATGGGCGATGACGCGCTGGCAAAAATTGTCGCAAAGATGGAAAAGACGCCTCAACTCACCCCGCTTGGTGAAATCTGGTCCTACTGCAATTCCGGCTTCTATCTGGCGGGCCGGGTGATTGAGGTCGTGACGGGCAAGGTCTATGAAGAGGCTGTGCGGGAACTGGTGTTGGAGCCGCTGGGCTTGAAGCATTCCTTCTTTTTTGCCAACGAGGTGATTACCCATCGGTTTGCGGTGGGTCATGAAGTGCGCGATGAAAAGCCAGTTGTAGCGCGTCCCTGGGCGTTGCCGCGCAGCGCGAATGCGGCGGGCGGCGTGAGTTCAACGGTCAAGGACCAGCTTCGTTATGCCCGCTTCCACCTGGGCGATGGCACAGCGCCAGATGGGACGCACCTGCTTACGCGGGAATCAATGCGGCTGATGCAGTCGCCGCTGGCGCAGGCGGGGAACCTGGCTGATGAGGTGGGCGTGACCTGGATGCGCAAGAAGGTGGGCGGAGCGCAGATCATCAGGCATGGAGGCGCGACCAATGGGCAGCTATCGGCATTTTCGATGATCCCTGAGCGTGCTTTTGCCATTACCATCTTGACGAACGCTGATCGCGGCGGAGAATTGAACGATGAAGTGGTGAAATGGGCGCACCAGCACTATCTGGGGCTAAGCGACCCTGAGCCGGTTCCGCTCGATCTCCCAAAGGAAACGCTTGCGCCTTACCTGGGGCGCTACTCTGCGGCGATGGATGACATAGAGCTTAGCCTGGTGGATGGCGCTCTGGTGATGAAAGTGACAGAGCAAAACCCGTTTTCCGAAAAAGACGCCACGCCTCCACCCCCTATCCCACCGATACGTCTGGCGTTCTGGAACGAGGACCGCGTAATCGCCCTGGACGCGCCATTAAAGAATGACCAGGGCGAGTTCTTGCGCACCCCTGACGGCAGCATCGCCTGGCTGCGCTTTGGGGGGCGCATCCATAAACGCGAAGGTCAGTCGGCGTAA
- the pgi gene encoding glucose-6-phosphate isomerase: MMKTGPAPATPLTQRPAWKALEAHYQRIRDTHLRALFAQDPRRGERFTAEAVGLYLDYSKNRITDETIGLFLQLAEECGLRARINAMFSGEKINSTEQRAVLHVALRAPKGQSIMVDGENVVPRVHEVLEKMAHFSNRVRSGEWKGYTGKRIRNVINIGIGGSDLGPVMAYEALKYYSDRSMTFRFVSNIDGTDFVEATRDLNPEETLFIVSSKTFTTLETMTNARTAREWSLRTLGDEQAVAKHFVAVSTNTEEVAKFGIDPQNMFVFWDWVGGRYSYDSAIGLSLMIAIGPEQFSQMLAGFHALDEHFRTAPFERNLPALLGLIGIWYNDFFGAETVAILPYDHYLGRLPSYLQQLDMESDGKHVDLEGRRVDYQTGPIIWGQPGTNGQHAYYQLIHQGTKLIPCDFIGFCQTLNPLGNHHDLLMANLFAQTEALAFGKTAEEVKADGVPDFQVPHRTFEGNRPTNTILAERLTPETLGKLIALYEHKVFTQGTIWHINSFDQWGVELGKVLAQRIIPELSSAHEPELKHDSSTNALIHRYRKLRGSQG; this comes from the coding sequence ATGATGAAGACTGGCCCGGCACCAGCAACACCACTCACCCAGCGCCCGGCGTGGAAGGCGCTGGAGGCGCATTACCAGCGCATCCGCGACACGCATCTGCGCGCGCTCTTTGCCCAAGACCCCCGGCGCGGCGAGCGGTTCACAGCGGAGGCGGTGGGTCTCTATCTCGATTACTCGAAGAATCGCATCACTGATGAAACGATAGGGCTGTTCTTACAGCTTGCAGAGGAATGCGGCCTGCGGGCGCGTATCAACGCCATGTTCAGCGGCGAAAAGATCAACAGCACCGAGCAGCGCGCCGTCTTGCATGTGGCGTTGCGCGCGCCAAAGGGCCAGTCAATCATGGTAGATGGCGAAAACGTGGTACCCAGGGTGCATGAAGTACTGGAGAAGATGGCCCATTTCTCCAATCGCGTTCGCAGCGGGGAGTGGAAGGGCTACACCGGCAAGCGCATCCGCAATGTGATTAATATCGGCATTGGCGGCTCCGATCTTGGTCCGGTCATGGCCTATGAGGCGCTGAAATATTATAGTGACCGCTCTATGACCTTCCGCTTTGTCTCCAATATTGATGGGACCGATTTTGTAGAGGCCACCAGAGACTTGAACCCGGAAGAAACGCTTTTTATCGTCTCCTCCAAGACGTTCACCACGCTGGAAACCATGACCAACGCGCGCACCGCCCGCGAGTGGAGCTTGCGCACTCTTGGCGATGAGCAAGCGGTGGCGAAACACTTTGTCGCGGTCTCCACCAACACGGAAGAGGTAGCGAAGTTTGGCATTGACCCGCAAAACATGTTCGTCTTCTGGGACTGGGTAGGCGGGCGCTATTCCTATGATTCGGCGATTGGCCTTTCGCTGATGATCGCCATCGGCCCTGAACAATTCTCGCAGATGCTGGCGGGCTTTCACGCGCTGGACGAGCATTTTCGCACCGCGCCGTTCGAGCGCAATCTGCCCGCGCTTCTTGGGCTGATCGGCATCTGGTATAACGACTTCTTCGGCGCTGAAACCGTTGCCATCTTGCCCTATGACCACTACCTGGGCCGCCTACCCTCCTATCTTCAGCAGCTTGATATGGAAAGCGACGGCAAACATGTGGACCTGGAGGGCAGGCGGGTGGATTACCAGACCGGGCCGATTATCTGGGGGCAGCCAGGGACCAACGGGCAGCACGCTTACTATCAACTGATCCACCAGGGGACCAAACTGATCCCCTGCGATTTCATTGGCTTCTGCCAGACCTTGAACCCGTTGGGCAATCACCATGATCTGCTGATGGCGAATCTCTTTGCGCAGACCGAGGCGCTGGCTTTCGGCAAAACCGCCGAGGAAGTGAAGGCTGATGGCGTGCCAGACTTCCAGGTGCCGCATCGCACGTTTGAGGGTAATCGCCCGACCAATACCATTCTGGCTGAGCGGCTAACGCCCGAAACGCTCGGCAAGCTCATCGCGCTCTATGAACACAAGGTCTTCACACAGGGAACCATCTGGCATATCAATTCGTTCGACCAGTGGGGCGTCGAGCTTGGAAAAGTACTGGCCCAGCGCATCATTCCAGAGCTTTCAAGCGCCCATGAGCCAGAACTGAAGCACGATAGTTCGACCAACGCGCTCATCCACAGGTATCGCAAGCTGCGCGGATCACAGGGGTAG
- a CDS encoding (2Fe-2S)-binding protein: protein MTHVTLTINGEAHQAEVEPRLLLVHFIREVANLTGTHIGCDTTSCGACTVLINGTPAKSCTLLAVQVNGAEIQTVEGLEQNGQLHPIQQGFFEEHGLQCGFCTPGMMLVGKALLEQNPNPSEAEIRRAISGNLCRCTGYVNIVKAIDSAGKKMREPAATGAPTA from the coding sequence ATGACCCACGTCACACTAACGATCAATGGCGAAGCGCATCAGGCGGAAGTTGAGCCGCGCCTGCTGCTGGTCCATTTCATTCGTGAAGTTGCCAACCTGACGGGTACGCATATCGGCTGTGATACCACAAGCTGCGGCGCCTGCACCGTGTTGATCAATGGGACTCCGGCCAAATCCTGCACCTTGCTGGCGGTTCAGGTCAATGGGGCCGAGATTCAGACGGTGGAGGGTTTGGAACAAAACGGCCAGTTGCATCCCATCCAGCAAGGCTTTTTCGAGGAGCATGGCTTGCAGTGCGGCTTCTGCACTCCAGGCATGATGCTGGTTGGCAAGGCGCTGTTGGAGCAGAATCCCAACCCCTCGGAAGCTGAGATACGCCGGGCTATTTCGGGCAATCTCTGCCGCTGCACCGGCTATGTCAACATCGTCAAAGCAATTGATTCGGCTGGCAAGAAGATGCGCGAACCCGCAGCGACAGGCGCGCCAACGGCATAG